From Streptomyces fungicidicus, one genomic window encodes:
- a CDS encoding phospholipase: MHRRLATALAAPAVALASVVATATTAGAVPADKPQVLSSWTQTSASSYNAWNTARANKSAWSAYQFDWSTDYCSSSPDNPFGFPFSGACARHDFGYRNYKAAGSFSANKSRLDSAFYEDLKRVCNGYGGATKTTCNSTAWTYYQAVKAFG, translated from the coding sequence ATGCACCGCAGACTCGCCACCGCGCTCGCCGCCCCGGCCGTGGCACTGGCCAGTGTCGTCGCCACGGCCACGACCGCCGGCGCCGTGCCCGCCGACAAGCCCCAGGTCCTCTCGAGCTGGACCCAGACCAGCGCGTCGAGTTACAACGCCTGGAACACGGCCCGCGCCAACAAGTCCGCCTGGTCCGCCTACCAGTTCGACTGGTCCACCGACTACTGCTCCTCCTCCCCGGACAACCCCTTCGGCTTCCCGTTCTCGGGCGCCTGCGCCCGCCATGACTTCGGCTACCGCAACTACAAGGCCGCGGGCTCCTTCAGCGCCAACAAGTCACGGCTAGACAGCGCCTTCTACGAAGACCTCAAGCGCGTCTGCAACGGTTACGGCGGCGCCACGAAGACCACCTGCAACAGCACCGCGTGGACGTACTACCAGGCCGTCAAGGCCTTCGGCTGA
- a CDS encoding iron ABC transporter permease, with product MAVTATPPTARPATVSSRTGAAAVTTALVLLVAAFAVVDITQGTAAVGPAEVLKALTGRADPADASVVVASRLPRAAAGLLVGAALGVAGVALQAVSRNVLASPDTLAVNAGSYLALGIAAVTGVSLPLFASSGVAFAGGLAAAAVVLGLSGLGAGTVRLVLAGTALALGLTAVTEGLLLLFPQQTEGLYQWNQGSIGQNGFDGVLGMLPVAVAGIVGLLLVARRIDALALGDDTARGLGVPVRATRVTAVVLATLLSAAAVTLAGPIGFVGLCAPALARPLARWFRGLRRLRSAMPVAGLVGAALVLGADVLLRAFVDADTAVAVPTGVVTSLVGAVFLVVMAARLRGTGGAAAPDRLRIRSRAVFLTTVVVLVLALAGVTIAAVLLGDSKLLLGDVVNWAQGRAGRTVSFVLDTRMPRVFAALLAGAALALAGTLVQAVTRNPLAEPAVLGVSGGGALGAVILVTTVPVAGAWGVAGAAFAGSAVTAVVVFGLAARGGYQQNRLVLVGVGVAAGTTALISLLIVLTDPFNATKALTWLSGSTYGRTMPDVLPLAVVLAVGVAAAGVRHRELDLVSLDEDTPRLLGLDPARGRLGFLVLGVLLSASAVAAAGTVGFVGLVAPHAARALVGRRHTRVLPVALLLGAVLVCAADLLGRTVIAPAQLGAGLMTAVIGTPYFLYVLVRSRR from the coding sequence ATGGCCGTCACCGCCACCCCTCCCACCGCCCGTCCGGCGACGGTGTCGTCCCGGACGGGCGCGGCCGCGGTGACGACCGCGCTCGTGCTCCTGGTCGCCGCGTTCGCCGTCGTCGACATCACCCAGGGCACCGCCGCGGTCGGCCCGGCCGAGGTCCTCAAGGCCCTCACCGGACGGGCCGACCCGGCCGACGCGTCCGTCGTCGTCGCCTCGCGGCTGCCCCGGGCGGCCGCCGGGCTGCTCGTCGGCGCGGCGCTCGGCGTGGCCGGCGTCGCCCTGCAGGCCGTCAGCCGCAACGTCCTCGCCTCACCGGACACCCTCGCCGTCAACGCGGGCTCCTACCTCGCCCTCGGCATCGCCGCCGTCACCGGGGTGTCGCTGCCGCTGTTCGCCTCCTCGGGCGTCGCCTTCGCCGGCGGACTCGCGGCGGCGGCCGTCGTCCTCGGACTGTCGGGGCTCGGCGCGGGCACCGTGCGCCTCGTGCTGGCCGGCACCGCGCTCGCCCTCGGACTCACCGCCGTCACCGAGGGATTGCTCCTGCTGTTCCCGCAGCAGACCGAGGGCCTCTACCAGTGGAACCAGGGCAGCATCGGCCAGAACGGCTTCGACGGCGTCCTCGGGATGCTGCCCGTCGCCGTGGCCGGCATCGTCGGCCTGCTGCTCGTCGCCCGCCGGATCGACGCCCTAGCCCTCGGCGACGACACGGCCCGTGGACTCGGCGTCCCGGTGCGCGCCACGCGCGTCACCGCCGTCGTGCTGGCGACGCTGCTCTCCGCCGCGGCCGTCACCCTCGCCGGCCCGATCGGTTTCGTCGGCCTGTGCGCGCCCGCTCTCGCCCGCCCGCTCGCCCGCTGGTTCCGGGGGCTGCGGCGGCTGCGGTCGGCGATGCCGGTGGCGGGACTCGTCGGTGCGGCGCTGGTGCTCGGGGCGGACGTGCTGCTGCGGGCGTTCGTCGACGCGGACACCGCGGTCGCCGTCCCCACCGGCGTCGTCACCAGCCTCGTCGGCGCGGTGTTCCTGGTCGTGATGGCGGCCCGGCTCCGCGGCACCGGCGGCGCCGCCGCGCCGGACCGGCTGCGCATCCGCAGCCGCGCCGTCTTCCTCACCACCGTCGTCGTGCTAGTGCTCGCGCTCGCCGGCGTCACGATCGCCGCCGTCCTGCTGGGCGACAGCAAACTGCTGCTGGGCGACGTGGTCAACTGGGCGCAGGGCAGGGCCGGTCGCACGGTCTCCTTCGTGCTGGACACCCGGATGCCGCGGGTGTTCGCCGCGCTTCTCGCCGGGGCGGCGCTCGCGCTGGCCGGCACCCTGGTGCAGGCCGTCACCCGCAACCCGCTGGCGGAACCAGCCGTCCTGGGCGTCTCCGGCGGCGGCGCGCTCGGCGCCGTGATCCTCGTGACGACGGTCCCCGTCGCCGGTGCCTGGGGCGTCGCCGGGGCGGCCTTCGCGGGGTCGGCGGTCACCGCGGTGGTGGTGTTCGGCCTCGCCGCGCGCGGCGGCTACCAGCAGAACCGGCTGGTGCTCGTCGGCGTCGGCGTCGCGGCCGGTACGACGGCGCTGATCAGCCTGCTGATCGTGCTCACCGACCCGTTCAACGCCACCAAGGCCCTCACCTGGCTGTCGGGTTCCACCTACGGCCGGACCATGCCCGACGTCCTCCCCCTCGCCGTCGTCCTCGCCGTCGGCGTCGCCGCGGCCGGGGTGCGGCACAGGGAACTCGACCTGGTCTCCCTCGACGAGGACACCCCCCGGCTCCTCGGACTCGACCCGGCACGCGGGAGGCTGGGGTTCCTGGTGCTGGGCGTGCTGCTCAGCGCCTCCGCCGTCGCCGCCGCCGGCACCGTCGGCTTCGTCGGCCTGGTCGCCCCGCACGCGGCACGCGCGCTCGTGGGGCGCCGGCACACCCGTGTCCTCCCGGTCGCGCTGCTCCTGGGGGCCGTACTGGTGTGCGCGGCCGACCTGCTGGGCCGCACCGTGATCGCGCCTGCCCAGTTGGGCGCCGGTCTGATGACGGCCGTGATCGGCACGCCGTACTTCCTGTACGTGCTGGTGCGCAGCCGCCGGTAG
- a CDS encoding ABC transporter substrate-binding protein, protein MRRLLFTAPLATAAALVLAACGTTEPAADDAKESTEAITLTDASGAEVELDGPAEKVVGTEWNVVEHLVSLGVDPVGVADVKGYKTWDAAVPLKNEPKDIGTRGEPSMDTIASLKPDLIVATTDLQPNALKQLRKIAPVLEVKSADAADPIGRMLENVDLIAEATGTTERAATLKKDFGTTLAEGRKALADAGLDGAEIAFADGYVASNQVSLRPYTSGSLIGAVNERLGLKNAWKQKGDEAYGLASTDVEGLTGLGKVQFVYIGNDGDESSDPFANELAGNSVWKSLPFVKSGDVHRLDDGIWMFGGTGSMERYAAALVASLTK, encoded by the coding sequence ATGAGACGCCTCCTGTTCACCGCACCCCTGGCCACCGCCGCCGCCCTCGTGCTGGCCGCCTGCGGCACCACCGAACCCGCCGCCGACGACGCCAAGGAGTCCACGGAGGCCATCACCCTCACCGACGCCTCCGGCGCCGAGGTGGAACTCGACGGCCCCGCCGAGAAGGTCGTCGGCACCGAGTGGAACGTCGTCGAGCACCTGGTCTCGCTCGGCGTCGACCCCGTCGGCGTGGCCGACGTCAAGGGCTACAAGACCTGGGACGCGGCGGTGCCGCTGAAGAACGAGCCCAAGGACATCGGCACCCGCGGCGAGCCCAGCATGGACACCATCGCCTCGCTGAAGCCCGACCTCATCGTCGCCACCACCGACCTCCAGCCCAACGCCCTGAAGCAGCTGCGCAAGATCGCCCCCGTCCTGGAGGTGAAGTCCGCCGACGCCGCCGACCCCATCGGGCGGATGCTGGAGAACGTCGACCTCATCGCCGAGGCCACCGGCACCACCGAGCGCGCGGCGACGCTGAAGAAGGACTTCGGGACCACGCTCGCCGAGGGCCGGAAGGCCCTCGCGGACGCCGGCCTGGACGGCGCGGAGATCGCCTTCGCCGACGGCTACGTCGCCTCCAACCAGGTCTCCCTCCGCCCCTACACCTCCGGTTCGCTCATCGGCGCCGTCAACGAGCGGCTCGGACTGAAGAACGCCTGGAAGCAGAAGGGCGACGAGGCCTACGGCCTGGCCTCCACCGACGTCGAGGGACTGACCGGCCTGGGCAAGGTCCAGTTCGTCTACATCGGCAACGACGGCGACGAGAGCAGCGACCCCTTCGCCAACGAGCTCGCCGGCAACTCCGTGTGGAAGTCGCTGCCGTTCGTGAAGTCCGGTGACGTGCACCGGCTGGACGACGGGATCTGGATGTTCGGCGGCACCGGCTCGATGGAGCGTTACGCCGCCGCCCTCGTCGCGTCGCTGACGAAGTAG
- a CDS encoding ABC transporter ATP-binding protein, with product MIPGEDAARHPRGHELTATDVTVAYDGADVVHDAALTLRPGEVTALVGPNGSGKSTLLRTVARLQHARRATLTLDAGTDALALGPREFSRRVALLLQARPTPSGLSVRDVVEFGRYPHRGRWGGADPGGRAAVDRALALTGVAELADRGAEHLSGGQLQRVWLAGCLAQETGVLLLDEPTTYLDLRYQVELLDLMRDLADDHGIAVGVVLHDLDQAAAVADRIVLLAGGRVVAEGVPEDVLTPELLTEVYGIRVEVDPDPLTGRLRTRALGRHHTRSERLSTTS from the coding sequence GTGATTCCTGGTGAAGACGCGGCACGGCACCCCCGTGGCCACGAACTGACGGCCACCGACGTGACCGTGGCGTACGACGGCGCGGACGTCGTGCACGACGCGGCGCTGACCCTGCGGCCCGGCGAAGTGACCGCCCTGGTGGGCCCGAACGGCAGCGGCAAGTCGACGCTCCTGCGCACCGTCGCCCGGCTGCAGCACGCGCGCCGCGCCACGCTCACGCTCGACGCCGGCACGGACGCGCTGGCGCTCGGCCCCCGGGAGTTCTCCCGCCGCGTCGCCCTGCTGCTGCAGGCGCGCCCCACACCCAGCGGCCTCAGCGTGCGGGACGTCGTCGAGTTCGGCCGCTACCCGCACCGGGGCCGCTGGGGCGGCGCCGACCCCGGCGGCCGGGCCGCGGTGGACCGCGCGCTCGCCCTGACCGGCGTCGCCGAACTCGCCGACCGTGGGGCCGAACACCTCTCCGGAGGACAGCTCCAGCGCGTGTGGCTGGCCGGCTGCCTCGCCCAGGAGACCGGCGTCCTCCTCCTCGACGAACCCACCACCTACCTCGACCTGCGCTACCAGGTCGAACTCCTCGACCTCATGCGCGACCTGGCCGACGACCACGGCATCGCCGTCGGCGTCGTCCTGCACGACCTGGACCAGGCGGCGGCCGTCGCCGACCGGATCGTGCTCCTCGCCGGCGGACGCGTCGTCGCCGAGGGCGTACCCGAGGACGTCCTCACCCCGGAACTCCTGACCGAGGTCTACGGGATCCGCGTCGAGGTCGACCCCGACCCCCTCACCGGCCGGCTGCGCACCCGCGCGCTCGGCCGCCACCACACCCGAAGCGAAAGGCTCAGCACCACCTCATGA
- a CDS encoding spore photoproduct lyase family protein, which translates to MRHRSSSDHGPQDPLFGLDELPRAAGAEPAGTSAFRDSAQARRLLAIREIHAEPAAAASPRGQQILARFPGARLIEVDSHWRIPELHGNEGSADRWMRIKRETLVLGVKKTLTTRPNGRSADWIAPGPSNGCALSCVYCYVPRRKGFANPITLFTNIDRIIAHLGRHVAAQGPKTEPNQCDPEAWVYDIGENGDCSVDALVCDNTADLVRAFRDWPTAKASFATKFVNPDLLDLDPRGRTRVRFSVMPAEDSRLLDLRTSPVDRRIAAAADFLDAGYEVHFNLSPVVIRPGWQDAWAELLRHMDDVLPRRVQRQALAEVIMLTHNADLHEVNLRWHPRGEDALWRPAEQETKRSQNGALNLRYRAGTKRRALSELRDLVARHAPWLGIRYAF; encoded by the coding sequence ATGCGCCACCGGTCCTCCTCCGACCACGGCCCCCAGGATCCGCTCTTCGGGCTCGACGAGCTGCCGCGGGCGGCCGGGGCCGAACCGGCCGGAACTTCGGCCTTCCGGGACTCCGCGCAGGCACGCCGGCTGCTCGCGATCCGGGAGATCCACGCCGAACCGGCCGCCGCCGCCTCGCCCCGCGGACAGCAGATCCTCGCCCGGTTCCCCGGGGCCCGGCTGATCGAGGTGGACTCCCACTGGCGCATCCCCGAGCTGCACGGCAACGAGGGCAGCGCCGACCGCTGGATGCGGATCAAGCGGGAGACGCTGGTGCTGGGCGTGAAGAAGACCCTCACCACCCGCCCCAACGGCCGCTCCGCCGACTGGATCGCCCCCGGCCCGTCCAACGGCTGCGCCCTGTCCTGCGTGTACTGCTACGTGCCCCGCCGCAAGGGCTTCGCCAACCCGATCACCCTCTTCACCAACATCGACCGGATCATCGCCCACCTCGGACGCCATGTCGCCGCCCAGGGCCCCAAGACGGAGCCCAACCAGTGCGACCCCGAGGCCTGGGTGTACGACATCGGGGAGAACGGCGACTGCTCCGTGGACGCCCTCGTCTGCGACAACACCGCCGACCTGGTCCGCGCCTTCCGCGACTGGCCCACCGCGAAGGCGTCCTTCGCGACCAAGTTCGTCAACCCCGATCTGCTGGACCTCGACCCGCGCGGCCGTACCCGCGTGCGGTTCTCGGTGATGCCGGCCGAGGACTCGCGCCTGCTGGACCTGCGCACCAGCCCGGTCGACCGGCGGATCGCCGCCGCCGCGGACTTCCTCGACGCCGGCTACGAGGTGCACTTCAACCTCTCACCCGTCGTCATCCGCCCCGGCTGGCAGGACGCGTGGGCCGAACTGCTGCGGCACATGGACGACGTGCTGCCGCGGCGCGTCCAGCGGCAGGCGCTGGCCGAGGTCATCATGCTCACCCACAACGCGGACCTGCACGAGGTCAACCTCCGCTGGCATCCGCGCGGCGAGGACGCGCTGTGGCGGCCCGCCGAGCAGGAGACCAAGCGCTCCCAGAACGGCGCGCTCAACCTCCGCTACCGCGCCGGCACCAAGCGCCGGGCGCTGTCGGAGCTCCGCGACCTGGTCGCCCGCCACGCGCCGTGGCTCGGCATCCGGTACGCGTTCTGA
- a CDS encoding carboxymuconolactone decarboxylase family protein, with product MEARLDFFANPLAAKVLRHINSAGRAVTDSGLPHATQELVKIRASQINGCGFCTDMHTKDAAAAGETAVRLHLVAAWREATVFTEAERAALELTEQGTRIADAAGGVGDEAWADAAKHYDEDQLAALISLIAVINAYNRINVINRQPAGGYRPGQFG from the coding sequence ATGGAAGCGCGACTCGACTTCTTCGCCAACCCCCTCGCGGCCAAGGTGCTGAGGCACATCAACTCGGCGGGCAGGGCGGTCACGGACTCCGGACTGCCGCACGCGACGCAGGAGCTGGTGAAGATCCGCGCCAGCCAGATCAACGGCTGCGGCTTCTGCACCGACATGCACACCAAGGACGCCGCCGCGGCCGGGGAGACCGCGGTGCGGCTCCATCTGGTCGCCGCCTGGCGGGAGGCCACGGTCTTCACGGAGGCGGAGCGCGCCGCGCTGGAGCTGACGGAGCAGGGCACCCGGATCGCCGACGCGGCGGGCGGCGTGGGCGACGAGGCGTGGGCCGACGCCGCCAAGCACTACGACGAGGACCAGCTGGCCGCACTGATCTCGCTGATCGCCGTCATCAACGCCTACAACCGCATCAATGTGATCAACCGGCAGCCGGCCGGCGGCTACCGGCCCGGCCAGTTCGGCTGA
- the msrA gene encoding peptide-methionine (S)-S-oxide reductase MsrA, translated as MTRNEERALLAGGCFWGMEELIRTFPGVVRTRVGYSGGDVPDATYRNHGTHAESIEITYDPAVTDYRTILEYFFQIHDPTTKNRQGNDIGTSYRSAIFYADDEQKRVAEETIADVDASGLWPGAVVTEVSPAGPFWEAEPEHQDYLQRYPDGYTCHFVRPGWRLPKRAQA; from the coding sequence ATGACCAGGAACGAGGAGAGGGCGCTGCTGGCGGGCGGCTGCTTCTGGGGCATGGAGGAACTGATCCGCACGTTCCCGGGCGTGGTGCGCACGCGGGTCGGCTACAGCGGCGGCGACGTGCCGGACGCGACCTACCGCAACCACGGCACCCACGCCGAGTCGATCGAGATCACCTACGATCCCGCCGTCACCGACTACCGCACGATCCTGGAGTACTTCTTCCAGATCCACGACCCGACCACGAAGAACCGGCAGGGCAACGACATCGGGACGAGCTACCGCTCCGCGATCTTCTACGCCGACGACGAGCAGAAGCGCGTCGCCGAGGAGACGATCGCCGATGTCGACGCCTCGGGGCTGTGGCCGGGCGCCGTGGTGACCGAGGTGTCGCCGGCCGGCCCGTTCTGGGAGGCCGAGCCGGAGCACCAGGACTACCTCCAGCGCTACCCGGACGGCTACACCTGCCACTTCGTGCGCCCCGGCTGGCGCCTGCCGAAGCGCGCGCAGGCCTGA
- a CDS encoding phosphotransferase family protein, producing MLTDTTRVWVQKALTAGERVEDVVRLRGGWTSQMRRLDIAGPAGRRSLVLRSFVKPFFVRHAEGLLNREADVLTLLADTAVPAAELVAVDATARHCDHPSLLMSLLPGTVRMDDEGADERAGLLAGQLAGVHRVPVTGAARPRRYQAWTSAERVTPPVDTRRPELWRHAVDVIRRDPPEYRGVFLHRDFHPGNVLFSDEAGESPRISGVVDWVETSWGPADLDVAHCSTALALLHGVPAGMRFADRYTAAGGTLAEDGRAHLHWRLLDALAFAPDAEKVAVPWRELGRTDLTAGVLADRLETYVAALLERYG from the coding sequence ATGCTGACGGACACCACGCGGGTCTGGGTACAGAAGGCGCTCACCGCGGGAGAGCGCGTCGAGGACGTGGTGCGGCTGCGCGGCGGCTGGACCTCTCAGATGCGCCGGCTTGACATCGCCGGGCCCGCGGGACGGCGGTCCCTGGTACTGCGGTCGTTCGTCAAGCCCTTCTTCGTACGGCACGCGGAGGGGCTGCTGAACCGTGAGGCGGACGTCCTGACGCTGCTGGCGGACACCGCGGTGCCCGCCGCCGAACTCGTCGCCGTGGACGCGACGGCCCGGCACTGCGACCACCCCTCCCTGCTGATGTCCCTGCTTCCCGGGACGGTACGGATGGACGACGAGGGCGCGGACGAGCGGGCCGGGCTGCTCGCCGGCCAGCTGGCCGGCGTCCACCGGGTACCGGTGACCGGCGCGGCCAGGCCCCGGCGCTACCAGGCGTGGACCTCTGCCGAGCGGGTCACCCCGCCCGTGGACACCCGGCGGCCGGAGCTGTGGCGGCACGCCGTCGACGTCATCCGCCGCGACCCGCCGGAGTACCGGGGTGTCTTCCTGCACCGGGACTTCCACCCCGGAAACGTGCTCTTCTCGGACGAGGCCGGCGAGAGCCCGCGGATCAGCGGGGTCGTCGACTGGGTGGAGACGTCCTGGGGGCCTGCCGACCTGGACGTGGCGCACTGTTCGACGGCCCTCGCCCTGCTGCACGGCGTCCCCGCGGGCATGCGCTTCGCCGACCGGTACACCGCCGCGGGAGGAACCCTGGCCGAGGACGGCCGCGCCCACCTCCACTGGCGGCTGCTGGACGCCCTGGCCTTCGCCCCCGACGCGGAGAAGGTCGCCGTGCCCTGGCGGGAGCTGGGGCGCACCGATCTGACGGCCGGGGTCCTGGCGGACCGGCTGGAGACCTACGTGGCGGCGCTCCTCGAGCGTTACGGCTGA
- a CDS encoding SpoIIE family protein phosphatase/ATP-binding protein, which translates to MAGFFGRIRTAVTARPLAQQVFALQVVIVLLLALAAAAALLLQARADTDREARNRVLAVARTFAQAPGVRTALSAEDPSAVLQPRTEAARKASHVDFIVVMTPEGIRYTHPDPAQIGRRYIGSIGPAARGGTVRETVTGTLGPSTRAVVPVTAPDGAVVGLVSAGITVQRVNDTAHGQVPLLLSATGVALGLSVLGTGLVSRRLRLQTHGLEPAEMTRMYEHHDAVLHAVREGVLIVDGDGRLVLANDEARRLLDLPADVEGRTAATAGVDPELARLLTEGRSATDEVHVARGRLLAVSQRPTGREGGPSGTVATLRDTTELQALEGRAVVARQRLRLLYDAGLRIGNRLDVVYTCQELADFAVPRFADFVAVELSEPVLRGEEPARADTSLRRVAFRGVRDDVPFFPLGRLIHFTPATPQAAGFRSGRSVLEPDMTRFAGWHEPDPERAHKLVEAGVHSMIAVPLRARGVVLGVVTFWRSRRPEPFETDDVALGEELVARAAVSIDNARRYTREHAMADTLQRSLLPSALPEQNALDVAHRYLPAQKGHGGVGGDWFDVIPLPGARVALVVGDVVGHGLHAAATMGRLRTAVHNFSTLDLPPDELLGHMDELVTRIDLAENAEGEAAPVTGATCLYVIYDPSTRWCTLARAGHLPPAVVGPDGRAGFIDVPAGPPLGLGGMPFETATLRLEPGSSLALYTDGLVEDRRRDIDDGLELLRQALVDAGDPEETCGRVLRALLPERPRDDVALLIARTRALGGGRTAAWDVPPDPSAVGTVRSAVTRTMAEWGLEEESFVTELIVSELVTNAIRHASPPVRVRLIRDRALICEVSDGSSTSPHLRRATTTDEGGRGLFLVARFADRWGTRYTADGKVIWTEQPLPAADRAAGDGTG; encoded by the coding sequence ATGGCCGGATTCTTCGGCCGCATCCGCACGGCGGTGACCGCGCGTCCCCTGGCCCAGCAGGTCTTCGCCCTGCAAGTGGTGATCGTGCTCCTCCTCGCCCTCGCCGCGGCGGCGGCCCTCCTCCTGCAGGCGCGCGCCGACACGGACCGTGAGGCCCGCAACCGGGTCCTCGCCGTGGCGCGGACCTTCGCCCAGGCGCCGGGCGTGCGGACGGCGCTGTCCGCCGAGGACCCCAGTGCCGTGCTGCAGCCCCGGACCGAGGCCGCGCGCAAGGCGTCCCACGTGGACTTCATCGTGGTGATGACCCCGGAGGGCATCCGCTACACCCACCCCGATCCGGCCCAGATCGGCCGGCGCTACATCGGCAGCATCGGGCCCGCGGCGCGGGGCGGCACGGTCCGGGAGACCGTGACGGGCACGCTCGGGCCGTCCACACGGGCCGTGGTGCCGGTCACCGCCCCCGACGGCGCCGTGGTCGGACTGGTCTCCGCCGGCATCACCGTCCAGCGCGTGAACGACACCGCCCACGGCCAGGTGCCGCTCCTGCTCAGCGCGACGGGCGTCGCCCTCGGTCTGTCCGTGCTGGGCACGGGCCTGGTCAGCAGGCGATTGCGACTGCAGACCCACGGACTGGAACCGGCCGAGATGACCCGGATGTACGAGCATCACGACGCCGTGCTGCACGCGGTGCGCGAGGGGGTACTGATCGTCGACGGTGACGGACGGCTGGTCCTGGCCAACGACGAGGCGCGCCGGCTGCTCGACCTCCCCGCGGACGTGGAGGGCCGCACGGCGGCCACGGCCGGCGTCGACCCCGAGCTGGCCCGGCTGCTCACCGAGGGCCGCAGCGCCACCGACGAGGTCCACGTCGCGCGGGGCAGGCTGCTGGCCGTGAGCCAGCGTCCGACCGGCCGGGAGGGCGGGCCGTCCGGGACCGTGGCGACCCTGCGGGACACCACCGAGCTCCAGGCGCTGGAGGGCCGGGCAGTGGTGGCGCGGCAGCGCCTGCGGCTGCTCTACGACGCCGGCCTGCGCATCGGCAACCGCCTCGATGTCGTGTACACCTGTCAGGAGCTGGCGGACTTCGCCGTGCCGCGGTTCGCCGACTTCGTCGCCGTCGAACTGTCGGAGCCCGTGCTGCGGGGCGAGGAGCCCGCACGGGCGGACACCTCGCTGCGCCGGGTCGCCTTCCGGGGCGTCCGCGACGACGTGCCGTTCTTCCCGCTCGGCCGGCTGATCCACTTCACCCCCGCCACGCCCCAGGCCGCCGGTTTCCGCTCCGGCAGGTCGGTCCTGGAACCGGACATGACGCGCTTCGCCGGATGGCACGAGCCGGACCCCGAGCGCGCCCACAAGCTCGTCGAGGCCGGTGTCCACTCGATGATCGCGGTGCCGCTGCGCGCCCGCGGCGTCGTCCTGGGAGTGGTCACGTTCTGGCGCTCGCGCAGGCCCGAGCCGTTCGAGACGGACGACGTGGCGCTGGGCGAGGAACTGGTGGCCCGCGCCGCGGTCAGCATCGACAACGCCCGCCGCTACACGCGTGAGCACGCCATGGCGGACACCCTGCAGCGCAGTCTGCTGCCCAGCGCGCTGCCGGAGCAGAACGCCCTCGATGTCGCGCACCGCTATCTGCCCGCGCAGAAGGGGCACGGCGGGGTCGGCGGCGACTGGTTCGATGTCATCCCGCTCCCGGGCGCCCGGGTGGCCCTGGTGGTGGGTGACGTGGTCGGTCACGGGCTGCACGCCGCCGCCACCATGGGACGGCTGCGCACGGCGGTGCACAACTTCTCCACCCTCGACCTGCCGCCCGACGAACTGCTGGGGCACATGGACGAACTGGTCACCCGGATCGACCTGGCCGAGAACGCGGAGGGCGAGGCCGCGCCGGTCACCGGGGCGACCTGCCTGTACGTCATCTACGATCCGTCGACCCGCTGGTGCACGTTGGCCCGCGCCGGGCACCTCCCGCCCGCCGTCGTCGGTCCGGACGGACGGGCCGGCTTCATCGACGTGCCCGCGGGCCCGCCCCTCGGGCTCGGCGGCATGCCGTTCGAGACGGCCACACTGCGGCTGGAGCCGGGCAGCAGCCTGGCGCTGTACACCGACGGGCTGGTGGAGGACCGGCGCCGCGACATCGACGACGGCCTGGAGCTCCTGCGGCAGGCCCTGGTGGACGCCGGTGATCCGGAGGAGACGTGCGGCAGGGTGCTGCGGGCGCTGCTGCCCGAACGTCCCCGGGACGACGTCGCGCTGCTGATCGCCCGTACCCGCGCCCTGGGCGGCGGGCGCACCGCCGCGTGGGACGTGCCCCCGGATCCGTCCGCGGTGGGCACGGTGCGCTCGGCCGTCACCCGGACGATGGCCGAGTGGGGCCTGGAGGAGGAGTCCTTCGTCACGGAGCTGATCGTCAGCGAGCTGGTCACCAACGCCATCCGGCACGCCTCGCCGCCCGTGCGCGTGCGGCTCATCCGCGACCGCGCATTGATCTGCGAGGTGTCCGACGGCAGCAGCACCTCCCCGCATCTGCGCCGCGCGACGACCACCGACGAGGGCGGGCGCGGACTGTTCCTGGTGGCCCGGTTCGCCGACCGCTGGGGCACGCGGTACACGGCGGACGGCAAGGTCATCTGGACGGAGCAGCCGCTCCCGGCGGCGGACCGGGCGGCCGGGGACGGCACCGGGTGA
- a CDS encoding ATP-binding protein — protein sequence MEPVPVDEGDTVPGAPRLRASYALQDDGSWIAQARHLAAAFLTRVRAEDGLAVSTRAVEVTQLVVSELVTNARKYAPGPVGLDLRVTGDAVEVVVRDGNPSPPTARAADPGRVGQHGLEIVMAVALALDVRQEPAGKSITARISLLA from the coding sequence ATGGAACCAGTTCCAGTCGACGAGGGGGACACGGTGCCGGGCGCGCCGCGGCTGCGGGCGTCCTACGCGCTGCAGGACGACGGCTCCTGGATAGCGCAGGCGCGACATCTCGCCGCCGCGTTCCTGACCCGGGTGCGGGCCGAGGACGGCCTGGCCGTGTCGACCCGCGCGGTGGAGGTCACCCAGCTCGTGGTCAGCGAGCTGGTCACCAACGCCCGGAAGTACGCGCCGGGCCCCGTCGGACTGGACCTCCGGGTCACCGGCGACGCCGTCGAAGTGGTGGTACGGGACGGCAACCCGTCGCCGCCGACCGCCCGGGCCGCCGACCCCGGCCGGGTCGGCCAGCACGGCCTGGAGATCGTGATGGCCGTCGCCCTGGCCCTGGACGTCCGGCAGGAGCCGGCCGGCAAGAGCATCACGGCCCGTATCTCCCTGCTCGCCTGA